The proteins below are encoded in one region of Tamandua tetradactyla isolate mTamTet1 chromosome 9, mTamTet1.pri, whole genome shotgun sequence:
- the ISL1 gene encoding insulin gene enhancer protein ISL-1: MGDMGDPPKKKRLISLCVGCGNQIHDQYILRVSPDLEWHAACLKCAECNQYLDESCTCFVRDGKTYCKRDYIRLYGIKCAKCSIGFSKNDFVMRARSKVYHIECFRCVACSRQLIPGDEFALREDGLFCRADHDVVERASLGAGDPLSPLHPARPLQMAAEPISARQPALRPHVHKQPEKTTRVRTVLNEKQLHTLRTCYAANPRPDALMKEQLVEMTGLSPRVIRVWFQNKRCKDKKRSIMMKQLQQQQPNDKTNIQGMTGTPMVAASPERHDGGLQANPVEVQSYQPPWKVLSDFALQSDIDQPAFQQLVNFSEGGPGSNSTGSEVASMSSQLPDTPNSMVASPIEA, from the exons ATGGGAGACATGGGAGATCCACCAAAAA aaaaacgTCTGATTTCCCTATGTGTTGGTTGCGGCAATCAAATTCACGATCAGTATATTCTGAGGGTTTCTCCGGATTTGGAATGGCATGCGGCATGTTTGAAATGTGCGGAGTGTAATCAGTATTTGGACGAGAGCTGTACGTGCTTTGTTAGGGATGGGAAAACCTACTGTAAAAGAGATTATATCAG GTTGTACGGGATCAAATGCGCCAAGTGCAGCATCGGCTTCAGCAAGAACGACTTCGTGATGCGCGCCCGCTCCAAGGTGTACCACATCGAGTGTTTCCGCTGCGTGGCCTGCAGCCGTCAGCTCATCCCGGGGGACGAGTTCGCGTTGCGGGAGGACGGGCTCTTCTGCCGCGCCGACCACGACGTGGTGGAGAGGGCCAGCTTGGGCGCCGGCGATCCGCTCAGCCCCCTGCACCCCGCGCGGCCGCTGCAAATGGCAG CCGAGCCCATCTCTGCCCGACAACCTGCCCTGCGGCCCCACGTCCACAAGCAGCCGGAGAAGACCACCCGCGTGCGGACAGTGCTGAACGAGAAGCAGCTGCACACGTTGCGGACGTGCTATGCAGCCAACCCCCGGCCCGACGCGCTCATGAAGGAGCAACTGGTGGAGATGACTGGCCTCAGCCCCCGCGTGATCCGGGTCTGGTTTCAAAACAAGCGGTGCAAGGACAAGAAGCGAAGCATCATGATGAAGCAGCTCCAGCAGCAGCAGCCGAATGACAAAACT AATATCCAGGGGATGACAGGAACTCCCATGGTGGCTGCCAGTCCAGAGAGACACGACGGTGGCTTACAGGCTAACCCAGTGGAGGTGCAAAGTTACCAGCCGCCTTGGAAAGTCCTGAGTGACTTCGCCTTGCAGAGTGACATAGATCAGCCTGCTTTTCAGCAACTG GTCAATTTTTCAGAAGGAGGACCAGGCTCGAATTCCACTGGCAGTGAAGTGGCATCGATGTCCTCTCAGCTCCCAGATACACCTAACAGCATGGTAGCCAGTCCTATTGAGGCATGA